One window of Vibrio sinaloensis genomic DNA carries:
- the gltB gene encoding glutamate synthase large subunit: MVDREQSSQGLYTPELEHDACGIGFVAHLKNRKSHDVVTQALDMLARMEHRGGQGCDPCSGDGAGILLQKPHEFLLEEAVKLGIKLPSFEKYGVGVVLFPKDEHKRAQCRDILERNAKRLELDVIGYRVLPTDNSMIGADPLSTEPQFEHVFISGGPGITPEELERKLYVLRNYTVRVCLESVSNIGDDFYINSMSYKTLVYKGQLTTEQVPQYFLDLQNPTMVTALALVHSRFSTNTFPKWRLAQPFRYIAHNGEINTVRGNLNWMKAREAIIESDLFTQAEIDMLLPICQEGSSDSSNFDMALELLVLSGRSLPHALMMMIPEAWQENKNMDPTRRAFYQYHANVMEPWDGPASVCFTDGVQVGATLDRNGLRPSRYTVTKDDFLVMASESGVVDIAPENVEFRGRLQPGRIFVADLEQGRIISDEEVKDGIASAQPYQKWVEENLLSLKKLPDASNEFNQPSPEKLLHKQQAFGVSSEEVNEIIVPMAKDGKEPLSAMGADWPLAILSHQSQHLSNYFKQLFAQVTNPPIDPIRERMVMSLNTYLGKDQNLLAESPEHCQKVELESPVLSNSELEKLRAIDNEHLQAKTLDIVFQANEDQGKLERALKRICQYAEDAVIDGYSIILLTDRAVNSNHAAIPAMLAVGAVHHHLIRKGLRAKCDIVVETGDARETHHFATLIGYGANAVNPYLVIETMVELQRTKKLDPEANIRDLFENYRKAINGGLLKIFSKMGISTLQSYHGAQIFEALGISKSVVDKYFTGTVSRIQGLTIDDIAKEVLVRHRIGFPTREIPVQVLDVGGVYQWKQRGEKHLFNPETISLLQQSTRNKDYAQFKQYAKAVDDQGDNAATLRSQLDFVKNPAGSIPLEEVEPIENILKRFATGAMSFGSISYEAHSTLAVAMNRIGAKSNSGEGGEDPTRFERKENGDWERSAIKQVASGRFGVTSYYLTNADELQIKMAQGAKPGEGGQLPGDKVDDWIGATRHSTPGVGLISPPPHHDIYSIEDLAQLIYDLKNANRAGRVNVKLVSEAGVGTIASGVAKAKADVVLIAGFDGGTGASPMSSIRHTGLPWELGLAETHQTLLKNGLRNRIVVQSDGQMKTPRDLAVATLLGAEEWGVATAALVVEGCIMMRKCHKNTCPVGIATQNKTLRERFDGRVEDVVTFFQYMAEGLREVMAELGFRTIDEMVGQSHKLKVRDDISHWKYKNLDLSPVLHIEQAREDDGVYNQTEQNHNLEDVLDRKLIQAAIPALEKGEAVNAQFPIINTDRSAGTMLSNEISKVYKDQGLPQPMNVKFTGSAGQSFGAFLAKGVKFEVEGDANDYWGKGLSGGTLVLYPDAKSTIVAEDNIVVGNVCFYGATSGESYIRGMAGERFCVRNSGAKVVVEGVGDHGCEYMTGGVAVILGSTGRNFAAGMSGGVAYVWDKSGDFATKLNPELVDLDPIEAEDRELLKEMLTKQVEFTGSEVAKSFLDNFEASLASMVKVMPRDYKAVLQKRKAEAEQAQTEQVEAV; the protein is encoded by the coding sequence ATGGTAGATAGAGAGCAAAGTTCACAAGGTCTATACACTCCAGAGTTGGAGCATGACGCTTGTGGTATCGGTTTTGTTGCTCACCTTAAAAACCGCAAATCGCACGACGTAGTGACGCAAGCCCTCGATATGCTTGCAAGAATGGAGCACCGTGGTGGTCAAGGATGTGATCCTTGCTCAGGTGACGGTGCGGGTATCTTGCTACAAAAACCCCATGAATTTCTGTTAGAAGAAGCGGTTAAACTTGGCATCAAGCTACCGTCTTTCGAGAAGTACGGTGTGGGTGTGGTGCTTTTCCCTAAAGACGAACACAAACGCGCTCAGTGTCGTGACATTCTAGAACGCAATGCCAAACGACTCGAACTCGATGTTATCGGCTATCGCGTACTCCCAACCGATAACTCAATGATCGGTGCCGATCCACTGAGCACTGAGCCTCAGTTTGAGCATGTATTTATCTCTGGCGGTCCAGGGATTACCCCTGAAGAGCTGGAGCGCAAACTGTATGTTCTGCGTAACTACACCGTTCGTGTGTGTTTGGAAAGCGTGTCTAACATTGGCGACGATTTCTACATCAACTCAATGTCATACAAGACACTGGTTTACAAAGGTCAGCTAACGACAGAGCAAGTGCCTCAGTACTTCCTTGATCTGCAGAACCCAACCATGGTGACCGCGCTTGCCTTGGTTCACTCTCGCTTTTCTACCAATACATTCCCGAAATGGCGTCTGGCTCAACCTTTCCGTTATATTGCCCACAATGGTGAAATCAACACCGTTCGCGGTAACCTGAACTGGATGAAAGCCCGTGAAGCCATCATCGAATCTGACTTGTTTACCCAAGCCGAGATCGACATGCTACTGCCTATATGTCAGGAAGGTAGCTCGGATTCATCTAACTTCGATATGGCGCTAGAGCTATTAGTTCTTTCTGGCCGCAGTTTGCCACATGCGCTAATGATGATGATTCCTGAAGCGTGGCAAGAAAATAAAAACATGGATCCAACACGTCGTGCGTTCTACCAGTACCACGCTAACGTCATGGAACCATGGGATGGTCCAGCATCCGTCTGTTTCACCGACGGTGTTCAAGTCGGTGCAACTCTAGACCGTAACGGTCTGCGCCCTTCTCGCTACACAGTGACTAAAGATGATTTCCTAGTGATGGCTTCTGAGTCTGGCGTTGTTGATATTGCACCAGAGAATGTGGAGTTCCGTGGTCGCCTGCAACCAGGTCGTATCTTCGTTGCCGATCTAGAACAAGGTCGCATCATTTCTGATGAGGAAGTGAAAGATGGGATTGCATCGGCTCAGCCATACCAGAAATGGGTTGAAGAGAACCTGCTGAGTCTGAAGAAACTGCCGGACGCAAGCAACGAATTCAACCAACCTTCTCCAGAGAAGCTACTCCACAAGCAGCAAGCCTTTGGTGTCAGCTCGGAGGAAGTGAACGAAATCATTGTCCCTATGGCAAAAGATGGCAAAGAGCCTCTGTCTGCTATGGGTGCTGACTGGCCGCTGGCGATTCTTTCGCACCAGTCGCAACATTTATCAAACTACTTTAAACAGCTATTTGCTCAGGTCACTAACCCGCCAATCGACCCGATTCGTGAGCGCATGGTGATGTCGCTGAATACTTACCTTGGTAAGGATCAGAACCTACTGGCTGAGTCACCAGAGCATTGTCAAAAAGTCGAACTTGAGTCGCCAGTACTCTCTAACTCTGAACTTGAGAAACTGCGTGCTATCGATAACGAGCACCTGCAAGCGAAGACGCTAGATATCGTATTCCAAGCAAACGAAGACCAAGGCAAACTCGAGCGTGCGCTGAAGCGTATCTGCCAGTATGCAGAAGATGCGGTTATCGATGGTTACTCAATCATCCTACTCACTGACCGCGCGGTGAACTCTAACCACGCCGCTATCCCAGCAATGCTGGCAGTCGGCGCTGTTCACCACCACCTCATCCGTAAAGGTCTACGTGCGAAGTGTGACATCGTGGTAGAGACGGGTGATGCTCGTGAAACGCACCACTTTGCAACCCTAATCGGTTACGGTGCCAACGCAGTCAACCCATACCTAGTAATTGAAACTATGGTTGAGCTGCAGCGCACTAAGAAGCTTGATCCTGAAGCGAACATTCGTGATCTGTTTGAGAACTATCGCAAAGCCATCAATGGTGGTCTACTGAAGATCTTCTCGAAAATGGGTATCTCAACCCTGCAGTCTTACCACGGTGCGCAGATCTTTGAAGCATTGGGGATCAGTAAATCTGTGGTCGACAAATACTTCACTGGTACCGTTTCTCGTATCCAGGGTTTGACTATCGATGATATCGCGAAAGAAGTACTGGTGCGTCACCGCATTGGCTTCCCAACGCGTGAAATCCCAGTTCAAGTACTGGATGTGGGTGGTGTCTATCAGTGGAAACAGCGTGGTGAGAAACACCTGTTTAACCCTGAAACTATTTCACTGTTGCAACAATCAACGCGCAACAAGGACTACGCTCAGTTCAAACAGTACGCGAAAGCGGTGGATGACCAAGGTGATAACGCGGCAACGCTACGCAGCCAGCTAGACTTTGTTAAGAACCCAGCAGGTTCAATCCCGCTAGAAGAAGTGGAGCCAATCGAAAACATCCTCAAGCGCTTTGCGACGGGGGCGATGTCATTCGGTTCTATCTCTTACGAAGCACACTCAACACTGGCCGTTGCGATGAACCGCATTGGCGCGAAATCGAACTCAGGTGAAGGTGGTGAAGACCCAACACGTTTCGAACGCAAAGAAAACGGTGATTGGGAACGCTCTGCCATCAAACAGGTGGCTTCAGGCCGCTTCGGTGTAACTTCCTACTACCTAACTAACGCTGATGAGCTACAGATCAAGATGGCTCAAGGTGCGAAACCAGGTGAAGGTGGTCAGCTACCAGGTGATAAGGTTGATGACTGGATCGGTGCAACACGTCACTCGACGCCGGGTGTAGGTCTAATCTCGCCACCACCGCACCACGATATCTACTCAATCGAAGATTTGGCTCAGTTGATCTACGACTTGAAGAACGCTAACCGCGCTGGCCGTGTCAACGTTAAGCTGGTATCGGAAGCGGGTGTTGGTACCATCGCCTCTGGTGTTGCGAAAGCAAAAGCTGACGTTGTGTTAATTGCTGGTTTTGATGGCGGTACAGGCGCATCACCGATGTCCTCTATTCGTCATACCGGTCTACCTTGGGAACTCGGTCTCGCAGAAACCCACCAAACACTGCTGAAGAACGGCCTACGTAACCGTATTGTGGTTCAGTCTGATGGTCAGATGAAAACGCCTCGTGACCTCGCAGTCGCAACGCTACTTGGCGCTGAAGAATGGGGCGTGGCAACGGCAGCTCTGGTTGTTGAAGGCTGTATCATGATGCGTAAGTGTCATAAGAACACCTGTCCTGTTGGTATCGCGACTCAGAACAAGACGCTACGTGAACGCTTTGATGGCCGCGTAGAAGACGTCGTGACATTCTTCCAGTACATGGCGGAAGGCCTGCGTGAAGTGATGGCTGAGCTTGGTTTCCGCACTATCGATGAGATGGTGGGTCAGTCTCACAAACTGAAAGTTCGTGACGATATCAGTCACTGGAAATATAAGAACCTAGATCTGTCTCCTGTTCTTCATATTGAACAAGCTCGTGAAGACGATGGCGTGTACAACCAGACAGAACAAAACCACAACCTAGAAGACGTTCTCGACCGCAAGTTGATTCAAGCTGCAATTCCTGCGCTTGAGAAAGGGGAAGCTGTCAACGCGCAGTTCCCTATCATCAACACCGACCGCTCAGCGGGCACTATGCTGTCGAACGAAATCTCAAAAGTGTACAAAGACCAAGGCCTACCGCAGCCAATGAACGTCAAGTTTACAGGCTCTGCCGGTCAGTCATTTGGTGCATTCCTCGCTAAGGGTGTGAAGTTCGAAGTGGAAGGCGACGCTAACGACTACTGGGGTAAAGGTCTGTCTGGCGGTACACTGGTACTCTACCCAGATGCGAAATCAACCATAGTCGCAGAAGACAACATCGTCGTCGGTAACGTCTGTTTCTACGGTGCCACCTCGGGCGAGTCTTACATTCGCGGCATGGCGGGTGAACGTTTCTGTGTACGTAACTCGGGCGCGAAAGTCGTTGTCGAAGGTGTCGGTGACCACGGCTGTGAGTACATGACTGGCGGTGTCGCTGTCATCCTAGGTTCAACAGGTCGCAACTTCGCGGCAGGTATGAGTGGTGGTGTGGCTTACGTTTGGGATAAGTCTGGTGATTTTGCAACCAAGCTCAACCCAGAACTGGTCGACCTAGATCCTATCGAAGCAGAAGATCGTGAACTTCTGAAAGAGATGCTAACCAAGCAAGTTGAGTTCACAGGAAGTGAAGTCGCTAAGTCTTTCCTTGATAACTTTGAAGCTAGCCTGGCCTCTATGGTTAAGGTTATGCCGCGTGACTACAAAGCGGTACTTCAAAAGCGTAAGGCAGAAGCAGAGCAAGCACAAACGGAACAAGTGGAGGCAGTATAA